CCAGTGTGATCGTAAGCGTTCCCCTGTGACCTCACTCCTCGATGAAGCACTCTCCCACTTAGCCGTTGAGCTTTCGCAGAAAGTTGTAGACCAGTTTCATCATCGTGGCCCATTCCATCGGGTCGTATTTCTTTGGATCGGTTTGGGTGCTCAGGAACGATTCCAACTCGTCCTTGGTAGTGTGGGGAGTTTTGAGGTACTCCTTCCATTCGGCCTTGCTCGCTGAACTCTTGGCTTTGCTTCCTTTGTCGAGTTTCTGCGGCTCACGGTTCTCCATGATGACGCCCATTTCCTTGCTCACCGTCGGGCCGACGGCCTCCGAGTCGAGGATGGCGCTGTCGGGGTTCTTCATGCCTTCCAAGAAGAGGTCCGTTCCACCGTTTACCACGCGGTGCACCCAATCCGTCACAGTCAGGTCGACCGCCAGCTTGTCGTTCACGTTCCGGCCACAAGCCTGGGCGAGTTTTTGGGTGAAGAACGTTAAGGCTAGAGGGAAACCCCTGAGAGCCGCCTTGATATTGTTCGGCAGGGTTTCAGACAGGTCCCCTAGGTCGGTCTTATAGAAGTAATCGCCTAGCTGGTTTTTTGCCAGGCCAGTGCCTTTAAGAAGCTCGGTATCCGCGCAGAGGTAGTTGGCTAAGAGCACCGTGTATCCTTTCAGAATTCCCAGTTCTTTCTTGGTAGCCAGCTTCTGGACGGTCATTCCTGGATAGAGCGGGAATTTCTTGAATGGAGTTACGACTTCATCACCTGCTTTTGCGGCCCTGATGAGCTGGTTCGCCGCTTTCACGCCAGCATCATCACTGGAGTTCTGCTTCCCTCGTTCGGCTGTTTGTTTGAACACCTTCGGCACCTTGGACAGTTTGATACCATATGTGGCCTGGAAATACCCCCGGGTACTTTGTAGGGTGCGAGCCGGCGCGTCACTGCCGACAAAACAGTCTCCCTGGAGAACTACCTCACCCCTCCTTATCTGACCGTAAATAGCTTGAATCCAGTGGGCCATGGCATTGGCCCGATCACCTACCTCGGCCTCGCTCAATTGGAATTCATCCATTGGCTTCGTGACCATCTCGATGATGGATGGGCCGTTCGAGAAACCCTGCCGGTTACCGTTTTGATACTCGTTGGCATACTTCACAAGAGGTATGAGTTCATCGTTGTGATCCACCTTGATCTCAAAGCCGCCGTAGTCAAATTTCTTCTTGCCGGGGTCCCGCCGGGTACCATCATGATGACCATAGTCTGATGTGAAAAAGATCGGAACCTCAATCTCAAATCCGAATCGTCGTTGGACGACATGCCCATTGCTGTTTGCTGATCCAAGGGTTGCAAACTTCCGCTGGATCGGCTGTCTGGTTGCCGTCCTCTGTGTTTCACCGGGAACAGACAGCGCTCTCCCCCCCATGACATCCGCCTCCTGCTCCAGCCCCTGATCATCGTTGACCGGTACGCCGTCCTTCAGCTGCATTGTCGGCTGGACTCTCCCCTGTGCCTGTTGCACCACATGCCAGGCTTCGTGCGGCAGGTGTTGCTCCTGCCCTGGCGCGACGTGAATCTCGGTGCCCTGCGTATAGGCCAAGGCGTTGAGCCGTGCTGGTTGGGAGGAGTTGTAGTGAACATTGACATTGTCCATCGACAGGTCGGAGAGGGATTCGATACCGGCTTTCAAATGATCCGGCAGGCCGGTTCGGTTCGGATGGTGAGCCAGTGGTGCAGAGGGAGCCCCCGGCTGCTTTTGGAGCGCTTCATGCGGATCGTTGCGCTGCGCTGAGGGAAACTTCCCTTGGAGAAGTTCTTCTTCGTCAGATTCCTGACGTTGCATCGGTGTGTCACCCGGCCGTCTGAACGTGCGTTTGGTCTGGAGCTTGCCTGATTGCAGGAGCCGATTCACGGCTTGATTTCCGATGGTGCCTTGCAACTGGAGGATTGGATGGCGCGTTGCACCGGGTTGTGTCTCGGATAGCGCCGGTCCTGACCCCCGTCGCGCTCGACCGGGCTCCACTGTGGCGGCTTTATCTACGAGGTGCTGCTTCATGGATCTGTTCCTCCTCGACAACGATTCGGATCGGTGTCAGGCATGGTGACGAAGGGTGCCTGATACCGTTATTCTAGGACGAGACCACGGGTTCTTCTCGTGGACGGTTGCCGTTGCTCTCTTCCACAGATGACTCCTTCAGCACTTCCTCCAATACCTGAATAGCGCCGCTGATGCGCAGCAGTGTATCCCGCAGATACATCTGCTGTCGTTCTAACTCCTGAAGGCGTCCTTGACCCGCCTCCAGCTCTTTTTTTAAGGATGCGATGCGACTTTGTACAGCTTGTTGCATGGTGTTGACCCTTTCTCCAACCATCAGTGCCGTCGTTCCCCAGGATGTCGTCCTTACTGCAACATCACCAGCACGGGAACCTTACCTTTCCCTTTTTTTAAGCTGCCCAATGCCTTCCCCACGATAGCCCCCACGGCCTTGCTGGGATCGATCACTTTCTGTGCGTGTCCTTTCGTGTGGCTGGTCGTGAGCAGATCGCCGACTTTGATCGGTGCAATATCCGCATCCACTTTACACTCGGCGAAGACGCCAAGAGTCACCATCAACCCGATTTTCCCATGATCAATTCTACGCTGATTGAGATCGGCCAACTCCTCGGCTGTACACTGTACGTGACGCGTGTCCCTATTCTTGTCCGCATCCTTTCCTGCTTTGGCTTTTGCAGACTGTTTTCCCTTGGAATCAAGGCCTTCCTGACCTGAGACGGATGGTGTAAGCCGGACGCTTACATGCGACACGACCCCGCACACACGCGTGTCATAGCTGCGGTCTGTTAGATCAACTTCCGGGACAAGGATTGAGGGCGATCCGGAAGGCTTAGATGATTGCTCATCAGCAATCACCAGAACATCTCCGGGCTCAAGGGAGTCTCCGATGTTATTGAGAAACTGCGTGACGTTCATCTGTCGCGTTCCTTTCTCCTCGGCCGATGCTTGCTGTCCAGTCCGAGCATCACCTCAACGTCACAAACACCTCGATCACGCCTGTTCCTGAATGGAGTGATTCAAGAGCTTTCCCAATAATCGTACCCGGAGCAAAGATTTCGACTCCTCCCACAACACGAGGCGTCGCTTTCATGGCATGTCCAATCGTTGATGATGAGGTTAATAAATCCCCCCGATTGATCGGTCCATTTTCATCCGTCACGTTACAAGGCACACGACCACTCAGAGCAACGGGATATGCGCGTTTGCCGTCGTGCCGTTTCTCATCCTCGCCATGTTCGGCACCCAACAAGAAACCAGGCAATGTCGAAATCACACCGATGATCAAATCATCATTCGCGCGTTCGGACTTCACGATTCGATCTTCTTTCCTATCGAGACAGGCCACGTCCCCTGGATCAAGCGTCACATCGGAGTAATAATTTTCGGCCAAGTCTCGTGGACCACTTTGGGACCCATTTCGAGCCCAAATCGTCCCCTCCGCCTCGACATCCCATGTGTGAACGCCACCGGCCCAGCCCGCTGTCTTGGGTTTAGCAGAAAACCCATGCGTTCCGATGTTTGCGGTTACTTCCAGGTCACCGTTGATTTGCAAGTAATCATACAACTTCACCACGCGTAAGGTTGTACTTGTCGTCTTAACCGTTCTTCCAAGGATCATCAACGCACCGTACTGAGTGCCATCATTTTCGATTGCGGCATAGCCAAGAGTATTCCCAAATCCCGTATGCTGATGGTCGACTTTCGTAAAATACAGATCTGAATTGCCGGCTCGAATATCGCCAACAACCTCTAACTTTCCCTGAGGTGCGACCGTTCCGATGCCGACCTTGCCGTCTTTGGTGATATTAAAGACATCGCCTCCTCCGGCCGTCCACAAACTCAATCGTCCTCCTGGACGATTGGTAATCTCCACTCTATTCCCCAACCCTTCGTTCGTCGAAAGCCGTAAGTAGGCTTGCCCACCCGATGACTCGAACAAACCGACCGCGTCCGCTGCAACCACGTGAAACTTATGGCTCGGGCTTGTCGTTCCAATGCCGATGTTGCCGCCCACCGTCGCATTTCCCGTGACGCTCAAACTGTTTGCCGCAAGGTTGACCGTCGGATCGATAGCGCTGCCGGCAATTTTTCGAACGGTGCTGTCGACAGTGCTGATGGTTCCACCGCCGTCCAACTTCACCTTCGCGAGCACAATGACGGAGCCGTCGTTCACCGGGACTGTTGTTCCTGCTTCCACCAGGGGGCGTTCCGTCGTACGCGTATAGTTATCGATTCCACCTACCGTGTAATGGTCTCCCGGGTCGAAGACCTCTTCATATTTGGCCGTAATATACACATCCGCATTCGATCCGAACTTTGTAAGGTCTTCTGATCGGGCATCCAAGAGCACAAGCTCCCGCCCGTCTTTATCGACCGCCATTCCTGAACTGATGCCGATGATCTTGTCGGCGGACTTGGTCACCTGAAGTCCTCCGTCCGCGATCCCCCAGGTGTGCAGCAACTGATTATGCCGTCGCCGCATATTCATGAGATACCCCTGCTCATCCGTAAAATCCTTCTCGACAAGAAACTGCGAAGTAAAATAATTCAGCCGCTTGACATCCGCCATAGTCAATCCTCCCCTTGAGCCGTCCCTAACAGAGTATCAACGCCGACCGTAGAGTGCCGTCCGATTTGCATGCTTGGGAACATCGGGATGAGTTCGTAAAACGTGTGCGCCGGCTTCTCCAGATCGATCAGTGCGCGGGCAATCTCCATTTGCCGCTCTTGTACCGTCGGCGACACCCGCGGCAACGAAATCTTGACCCGAAAAAAATGAGGCTTTTCGCCGCCCAAA
This region of Nitrospira sp. genomic DNA includes:
- a CDS encoding DUF4157 domain-containing protein; this encodes MKQHLVDKAATVEPGRARRGSGPALSETQPGATRHPILQLQGTIGNQAVNRLLQSGKLQTKRTFRRPGDTPMQRQESDEEELLQGKFPSAQRNDPHEALQKQPGAPSAPLAHHPNRTGLPDHLKAGIESLSDLSMDNVNVHYNSSQPARLNALAYTQGTEIHVAPGQEQHLPHEAWHVVQQAQGRVQPTMQLKDGVPVNDDQGLEQEADVMGGRALSVPGETQRTATRQPIQRKFATLGSANSNGHVVQRRFGFEIEVPIFFTSDYGHHDGTRRDPGKKKFDYGGFEIKVDHNDELIPLVKYANEYQNGNRQGFSNGPSIIEMVTKPMDEFQLSEAEVGDRANAMAHWIQAIYGQIRRGEVVLQGDCFVGSDAPARTLQSTRGYFQATYGIKLSKVPKVFKQTAERGKQNSSDDAGVKAANQLIRAAKAGDEVVTPFKKFPLYPGMTVQKLATKKELGILKGYTVLLANYLCADTELLKGTGLAKNQLGDYFYKTDLGDLSETLPNNIKAALRGFPLALTFFTQKLAQACGRNVNDKLAVDLTVTDWVHRVVNGGTDLFLEGMKNPDSAILDSEAVGPTVSKEMGVIMENREPQKLDKGSKAKSSASKAEWKEYLKTPHTTKDELESFLSTQTDPKKYDPMEWATMMKLVYNFLRKLNG